DNA from Clarias gariepinus isolate MV-2021 ecotype Netherlands chromosome 8, CGAR_prim_01v2, whole genome shotgun sequence:
gagtgcaggagcgtgtgagaggaacaacgctcgcgctgttgcaccagctgctgtttaccATGAAACAAACGccacctccccttgacttccccgagtcccatGTCCTGTCCATGTGGTGAACCGAAAAAAAcacggccggctggatggcgtggtccggcaccgctgggttcagccatgtctcggtgaagcagaggagattgcagtcctgaatgtctctctggaactttatcctggccctgaggtcatcgagcttgttttccagtgactggacgttggcgagcaggatgctggGCAgtggtgtgcggtgtgcacgggctctcagcctgttcctgatgccgACTCGTTTCCCTCGTGGCCGCCGCTTTGCGTCCTTTCTTCTCCCTCAgaatctcactcggccagctcggatccggagttaaaaacgtcgaattgtgagtacattgtataccaatagaaacaagggtgtctctatcataactaatgtactcaatggtggtaattttgccggttttaaaacgctaaaaaactaacataaaaaacaaagaaaaggtggtcggagcagtcgtgacggcagccgacctcactggcGCCATCTAAACTGTAtacgtgtgggtgtgtgtgtttaagtagcgtagtttcatgtatcgtactTTAGATTTGTTCAGTAAAtccttgtttctttataaagaactgttgtcttggtcatgtattttaaagtttaaacatttgctcACATCTTACGTCACTTTGGTTATAAATGGTAAATACCAGATTTTGTATTATCATCGTCGGCCGCATGATAAACAaattggtaagatacactaaatcgTGACAAACGCTGGACGGATAGATGATTAAGTGTATGCTataaattttattcagtttaatcaaattaacccgaatcgttaaagatttgATTCACCTCTAACCCGGAGTTAAAAACCCTACAGTAGTTAGGAACAAAGTGGCTGACTCTCTCTCAAAATTCTTAACGATGATGCTCTTAAAGAGCTCAGAAATCCTCCCTGTTCATCTGACTCCTTTACCATTATAGGTTTAAGGTGAATCACTGCAGCAGCGTTAATATGGCAGAGTATTGTTAATGGTACCTGAGATCCGCCTGATATTTGCGACAGACTTACGTGGCAGCCTTAATAAACAAGGCTTTGTTTACAGCAACAACAATTTTagcaataatattaattaaaataacaataaaaaatctcttactatcatcatcatcgctTGCAAGTATTTTTTCACACTGAAAAACTATGACATTTTAGTATCAGCAGTCATTTAGAGACTCAGTCCGATGTCCTTCTCATCTGTAGCTTAGCAGCATGTCTTCACCCCTTTGAATTTCGCAGTAACCGTTTACTGGTTGCAAACCACCTCTGTGCGTGCTAAACATTTGAAGCATGCTTGTTTTCCATTAGCTGGTTCATAACACGTTACCTGTATGTTTGATAACTGAGCAATTAACTGTAAATCAAATGCTCAAATCCCACCCTCATTTGCGCACTTATTCAAatgagccaatcagaaacaggtGATCAGGAGATGATTGCTCCTCCAGCTTTTGATTGGCTGTGATAGTAAACGCGAGAGAAATCAGAAAGTGCTAATTAGAATTTCCCTGTCTCCAGCTGctgatcagccaatcagaaacaggtaatcagaattttttaatgcaaaaataacaCCATATTTTCCTtcatacaattaaaatatttagttaaataatattatttgtatagcaattttaacaattttgacattgtcacaaagcagcgttacacaattaaaagattattttgtatgtatattttgtatgtgAGTTTGTATGAattgtgtatgtatatgaatcaaaatgataagattgtccttgatgagcaagccgaggacaacGGCAACagtgagatggcaataggaagaaaccttaagaagaaaccagactcaacagggaactcatcctcatttgggtgataacggataacaaggattgatctgcagtcatactgtatgttaagagGCTGGAAGCTCAggataacaggagatgtgttttaGCTAATATGGAGTGCaatttgttattggaggctcaggtagactgtaggaaactcctgaaccatcgagcgactgcagtcacaagtcctcagagaacagctcaCAGCATCAGCAGAGGCCAGGCCCGTCTTCCCGAAAAAGTGGAACTGTCCCCAaccaccacacgcatcccaaggACACCATAAGGGCATTCATGAAGCAGATACTATTGCCTACATATAAGTGAGAGGCATTTGCTGCCTTACCAGTGCCACTTCcttttaaaaagtcatgaaaaaaaatgtccatgTTTATCTAAATGTCAAAATTTACCTCaaaattcaaaagaaaaacattacatttttagtaTAGACATCACCTTTATCTAATGAGTTTAATTTTAAATccaatttattattgtaattttacataaagttgtacataattaacaaaaacagataaaatgcagttaaaaaactgttaaaaataggaaaataatttcagtattgaaataatacttaaaataagTCAACttaataaatttacaaataatGTCTGTAATTTACACAGATATgtatgtaggttttttttttttcaaaaggaaaatttaagtaaaaatatgaggtttttttttttgttgtgtaccATTGTCATAATGCATACAATTCCTTGCttcattttcacttttgctCTTTAATGAGAAATTCAGTGGTCACATTCTAATCGTGATGATTTTCCTTCAATGCACAGGGTTAATATGACTTGATGATACCTACCTAGTAGTATTCTAATCATGTGTTTCTTGATTCTTACAGACAGGGAGAATGCTACTGCCAACTACATTTTAATCTATCAGATAAAAACATGGGATGATGCTCAGAGCTATTGTAGGCAGTATTACACAGATCTCGCCAGTGGAAGAAATGCAACAGAAAACTCAATTGTAGGGGGATTTCTGTTTGGGGTTACTGTTTGGTTTGGCCTGAACAGAGAACGCTGGAGATGGTCAGACCAGACTACTGATGTGTCTTTCATTGACTGGTGGGCTGGAAACAGTGATGATTACTTGAAGAATAAAGGTTGTGGCTATTTATATGGTCTTCTGGCTGATGAAGAACAGTGCTCATACACTGTTATGCCTTTTTTCTGTTACTGTgagtttaaattaaatcaattcttatatttatgctaattaagtttttttaactAAGTGTTATTATAATAGTGTTAATGTGTTCCTTTGTATTTATGCATTTCTGCCTCCAGTATACCCAAAACAACAGCAGCTCATGAGATTGAAGGTCAAGTCCAGCCAGGATTTGAATGATCCTGCGGTAATGGCAGCCATCCTGGAGAAGGTGGGTCTCATTTTCACTTAGTGTACAGTTACCTCCTCATTACCACCAGACTCTGAGTCTTCATCAAACTGCCACACAAACTGGCTGTAATCACAGACTGTACTGTAATCATATTATATCTTGTGAAGCATTTTTCACAAATCTTACAAGAAACATTATTTAGTAAATAAAGTCATGCTCTGTTCTTCAGATGCAACAGAAACTGGAGGATAATGGAACTGGTAACATCACTGTGAATTGGAGAGAGCAACCAGATGGAGTGGTGTTTCACaaggataaagaaaataaaactgcaTTGAGAAAAGCACCAGGGGTGTGAGTGATCTTGGGGCTGGACTGTCCTGCTTTTAGTACTAGATGATATAAAATTTGTGATTAGGggattgtgtttaaatgtttttctggtTTAAATTACAAATATAGAGAATTTTATAGAATAGGGGTGGTAAATTTGGGCAGCTTGAGGACTAAGTTTGTGCTTTTTGCAtttgctgctttaaaaaataggACTAAAGATTTCACCATCACCATGAAGCATCAGTGTTGTTACAGAATCATATAGCAGTCATTTAATCAAGCAAAACAATAGTATGTCAGTGTATTATGAAacatgataaataaagaaaataaaacaaagttttttgttaattttttaatataattctaTAACCTCATGATTATTAAATCAATTTGGTGAAGGAGTGTTAACATTTATCGCTTTAATTCCCGCAGGCATATGTAGACCCATATGTACTTAAAAGAGAAAGAGCATAATTTGGTACAACACTCTATTATTTGTGATTAAGGTCTTTtataaaatttgcaaaaatctttcAGACATGAGAACAGGTAAACGGGGGCAAAAGTTAAACGAAAATAGTACTACTCATATGTAGAGACAATTTTGGATTGTGGATCTACCCAGTAACACAACCAAGCCAAGCCATACCGTCATGGATGGAACATGACTGGTGACTCAACACAACAGCAGGCTCAGACAGGCAGAGAAGTTTAAAGAATTCATTGAACAGTAAAATTAGCAGCAATTAGCGGGCAATAAAGAACTATGGTGATTCTATGTGCAGCAGATGACATCCTGGGTTGAACCGGAAATTACCTGTAACAGTAAGTTAGTCaatgatgtacagtaggcaGGGTTTCAAACACCTGAAAATGGGCTGCAAGGAAAAGATCTTCTGAGCTATATAGAAAGTCTTTGATTTATTGAACACAGAGTTATtgaacacacacaaagtcaTGCATAGAGGTATATCCAGAAACAGATGATCTAAGATGTGAATATGAGAGACAAGATCTAAGAAACAGGCAGCAAACATATGGTAACTAGTAAATCCTCAGAGAGAGTAGCGTACAGTCTAGATCCATGACCCATGAACCAAGTCATGACACTAGCGATGAGAAATGACACTTAATCAATGCTTACACATGGGTAAATGCAtcttattaattaattctattaaatgttgtttgtatatgtggcacagtggcttagtggtttgcactgtcgccttgaaaCACttgggtctgggtttgattcctggccaggtttgaCTTCAGGCCACCTGGTACCCTctatataggataaagcagtatagacaataagtgtgAGAGTGAGTTGTTTGAATAATGTTTTAACAAGAAATATTTTTGGTAAAGTACCTTTACATGAATAAACATCTAGTATAAAGTAAAAAGGTTTATACCTAAGGAGTGACATGGAGGTGATAGTATTAATGGAAAAACTCCCAAAGGTTCAATGATAACAATGATAAGAACTTGGGTAAGAAACTGTTCATAAACAACTTAAACTTTTCAAGAGATTGCTGCCATAAGCCATCATTATGAAACTGCTTAAGTGGATGAGAACTCCAACAAGAAGTATGACATCAGGCTGGTTCAGATTAGTCTGGAAGGCAGAAATATCACAGAATTTAGGTGGAAGGATGCAGGCAAGGAATAATTGCAAAAGGTATGGATTTGGTAAACAAtacataaaacaaatcaaacttAACAGAAACAGGGGCCCAAgaacacactcaaaaaaataacttgttgaataaacataaataaattatggaaagaatttccacctgatttaatagctttctttcagcattaagcaattttgttggcccaacttaatgttcttaggttcagtcaaattaattttattaggttcatttaacttatttactacagctgcgtccaacataatttaatacttttaacataaatgaatagcgttggtacaacacatttttcagttgtaaattaagttgatccaactcaagtaaatttaaatttaagccctggtcaacagaattctgtgaaggaaggaagcataagacaaacgggataaaacagagatttttattttacaccagcagcaacttacaaatgaggtctcaatttaaaaagatgtacaaaacataaaacaccacaaataagtattaatcatagaaaaacaattaaacaccaacagaaacattttgtactttataactgtacgttatgacttttaaatatgaccgttagagacggttggtcaggtaactcctgaagtcagatgcagacaggacactttcactcacaaacccctgtgaaaaaatacagagagatattcaattaaaatttatgatacttaatttagcaaatgaacaatatttatactttcttcctctcgcttcacaactcatgagaacagaccgaaaccagaaccgaacagCAGATTAAGCATGCGCATATAACCgtctgtattttaagtgtgattaaaaatacaagaaatagcttaaaccaaaataacgtgacgaaacatcgctaaacagcaggtgtcATTTATGTTCCGTATttagtttctatttagaaagatgggaattaattcctgcttaccttttccacacgcccgccaaacgtttgtcttctcaacacgctgtgttctcttctcgcgatatttctggttttgctatttccggttttcacagtgacaagatctctttggtttatctcaacatgattaaatctaatacatgttaagttgttgaatttcatgtaaatacaacataatttattcatgttcatcttggaaacataaaattattatgtacaaaacacatattacatttaagtacatgtaacaggtagccatgttcatttttttgagtgcagGTCAAAATAACACAGTAAAACACAGATCAAAAGAGGTAACCAGAATAAAGTCAGATGCGAGACAAATAATGACTAAACTCAAGGTCTATACGTATGTACACCAGACCAAACAAGCTACTCAAAAAATACAgaggtgcattgtgggaaatgAACTCCAACAACGATCAGAGTCTCTGGGCACGAGGAACCCCTCAAGGGGTTATTCCTGACATTacccaaaccaaaaaaaaagaggcaataGAAACATACGGTTCTTAAAATCAAGAGGCAGAACATAGATAGAATTCTCAATTAAAAGTGGCAAAGCAAGCATGAAATTCTCAAATGGGGAGGCGGAGCAAACACAAAGTCCTCAAACCCAGGAGAC
Protein-coding regions in this window:
- the LOC128528826 gene encoding uncharacterized protein LOC128528826 is translated as MTQLQKVAQTQLFFANAWIGLYINVNNWYWSFGIETLNFTAWYYTQPDNLYGDEFCVFIYLGKWHDAPCNWPLYFVCFDDRENATANYILIYQIKTWDDAQSYCRQYYTDLASGRNATENSIVGGFLFGVTVWFGLNRERWRWSDQTTDVSFIDWWAGNSDDYLKNKGCGYLYGLLADEEQCSYTVMPFFCYLYPKQQQLMRLKVKSSQDLNDPAVMAAILEKMQQKLEDNGTGNITVNWREQPDGVVFHKDKENKTALRKAPGV